A section of the Streptomyces sp. Je 1-369 genome encodes:
- a CDS encoding fumarylacetoacetate hydrolase family protein: MKLLRVGTSGAERPALLDAEGTLRDLSGVVADIDGAVLADAAALDRIRAAADAGDLPVLDAGGLRVGPPVGRVGKVVCIGLNYHDHARETGAEPPAEPVIFFKAADTVVGPDDTVLVPRRSVKTDWEVELAVVIGRTARYLESAEEALAHVAGYAVAHDVSEREFQIERGGTWDKGKNCETFNPLGPWLVTADEIADPQALSLKLWVNGELKQDGTTADQIFPVAEVVRYVSQFMTLYPGDVINTGTPAGVAMGRPEPKPYLRAGDVVELEIEGLGRQRQELKAA, encoded by the coding sequence ATGAAGCTGCTGCGAGTCGGTACGTCAGGCGCGGAGCGCCCCGCGCTCCTCGACGCCGAGGGAACCCTCAGGGACCTGTCGGGGGTGGTCGCCGACATCGACGGCGCCGTGCTTGCCGACGCGGCCGCGCTCGACCGGATCAGGGCCGCGGCGGACGCCGGTGACCTGCCCGTTCTCGACGCGGGCGGGCTGCGCGTAGGCCCGCCGGTGGGGCGGGTGGGCAAGGTCGTCTGCATCGGCCTCAACTACCACGACCACGCCCGCGAGACGGGCGCCGAGCCGCCCGCCGAGCCCGTCATCTTCTTCAAGGCGGCGGACACGGTGGTGGGTCCGGACGACACGGTCCTCGTGCCGCGCCGCTCCGTGAAGACGGACTGGGAGGTCGAGCTCGCCGTGGTCATCGGACGTACGGCGCGCTACCTGGAGTCGGCCGAGGAGGCGCTCGCGCACGTCGCGGGGTACGCGGTGGCGCACGACGTGTCCGAGCGGGAGTTCCAGATCGAGCGGGGCGGCACCTGGGACAAGGGCAAGAACTGCGAGACGTTCAACCCGCTCGGCCCCTGGCTGGTCACCGCGGACGAGATCGCCGACCCGCAGGCCCTGTCCCTGAAGCTCTGGGTCAACGGCGAGCTGAAGCAGGACGGCACGACCGCCGACCAGATCTTCCCGGTCGCGGAAGTGGTGCGCTACGTGAGCCAGTTCATGACCCTCTACCCCGGTGACGTGATCAACACGGGGACGCCGGCGGGCGTGGCGATGGGCAGGCCGGAGCCGAAGCCGTATCTGCGGGCCGGTGATGTGGTGGAGCTGGAGATCGAGGGGCTGGGGCGGCAGCGGCAGGAGTTGAAGGCCGCGTAG
- a CDS encoding YidC/Oxa1 family membrane protein insertase — MSAFMSLFAELVGHLADLLDPLFHASATAAAIVLFTACVRLLVHPLSRASARGQKARAKLNPQIAELRKKHAKNPEKLQKAVLELHREEQVSPISGCLPSLFQLPAFFLLYHLFSSSSIGGDANTLLDHTLFAAPLGGRWTDALADGGVFGAQGLVYVGLFLLVAAVATFNYRRTKSQMATNPLPQGGDQQVPGMGAITKVMPLMSFMTLFTVAVVPLAAALYVVTSTTWSAVERAVLYRDMPGTAGVLATAG; from the coding sequence ATGTCCGCTTTCATGTCCCTGTTCGCCGAGCTGGTCGGACACCTCGCCGACCTGCTCGACCCGCTCTTCCACGCCTCGGCGACCGCCGCCGCGATCGTGCTGTTCACCGCCTGCGTACGACTCCTCGTCCATCCGCTCTCGCGCGCCTCGGCCCGCGGACAGAAGGCGCGCGCCAAGCTCAACCCGCAGATCGCGGAGTTGCGCAAGAAGCACGCCAAGAACCCCGAGAAGCTCCAGAAGGCCGTCCTCGAACTGCACCGCGAGGAGCAGGTGTCGCCGATCTCCGGGTGCCTGCCCAGCCTCTTCCAGCTGCCGGCGTTCTTCCTGCTCTACCACCTCTTCTCCAGCTCCAGCATCGGCGGCGACGCCAACACGCTCCTCGATCACACGCTGTTCGCCGCACCGCTCGGCGGCCGGTGGACGGACGCGCTCGCGGACGGTGGAGTGTTCGGGGCGCAGGGGCTGGTCTACGTCGGACTGTTCCTGCTCGTCGCGGCCGTCGCCACGTTCAACTACCGGCGTACGAAGTCGCAGATGGCCACCAACCCGCTGCCCCAGGGTGGTGACCAGCAGGTGCCCGGCATGGGTGCGATCACGAAGGTGATGCCGCTGATGTCGTTCATGACTCTGTTCACGGTCGCTGTCGTGCCGCTGGCGGCCGCGCTGTACGTGGTGACCAGCACGACGTGGAGCGCGGTCGAACGAGCCGTGCTGTACCGGGACATGCCGGGCACAGCGGGGGTGCTGGCTACCGCTGGGTAA
- a CDS encoding DUF6412 domain-containing protein, whose product MRDVIRNGKAAARPALLLLFLLVEVVLVDSGSLASAVALAATAAAGSALAVCSVIAARCAPAVPRTRVRTAIRDREMRTAFLPQRDPDARGRRRPRAPGRPVLTAA is encoded by the coding sequence ATGCGCGACGTGATCCGTAACGGGAAGGCGGCCGCACGCCCGGCCCTGCTCCTCCTGTTCCTCCTCGTCGAGGTCGTCCTCGTCGACAGCGGAAGCCTCGCCTCCGCCGTCGCGCTCGCCGCGACCGCCGCCGCGGGCTCCGCGCTCGCCGTCTGCTCCGTGATCGCCGCGCGCTGCGCACCCGCCGTGCCCCGCACCAGAGTGCGCACGGCCATCCGCGACCGCGAGATGCGTACCGCCTTCCTGCCGCAACGCGACCCCGACGCCAGGGGCCGCAGGCGCCCCCGAGCACCCGGCCGTCCCGTCCTGACGGCCGCGTAG
- a CDS encoding winged helix-turn-helix transcriptional regulator — protein sequence MALGKDYAAQECSTARALEVVGERWTLLIVRDALYGVRRYNDFLVHLGIPRAVLAARLQTLVAAGVLDKRPCDEAPRRHEYVVTERGEALWPVLRALGAWGRDHISGTKPPRYFRHAACGTELGAGGDCPACGGLVPVRDVEMVPGPGLDPEPADPVSRALAGPRRLLQPVEVDPV from the coding sequence ATGGCTCTCGGCAAGGACTACGCCGCGCAGGAGTGCTCGACGGCCCGCGCCCTGGAGGTGGTCGGCGAGCGCTGGACGCTGCTCATCGTCCGCGACGCCCTCTACGGAGTGCGCCGGTACAACGACTTCCTCGTCCACCTCGGCATCCCGCGCGCCGTCCTCGCCGCCCGCCTGCAGACGCTCGTCGCCGCGGGTGTGCTCGACAAACGGCCGTGCGACGAGGCGCCGAGGCGGCACGAGTACGTGGTGACGGAGCGCGGCGAGGCCCTGTGGCCGGTGCTCCGCGCGCTCGGGGCGTGGGGGCGCGACCACATCTCCGGCACCAAGCCGCCGCGCTACTTCCGGCACGCGGCGTGCGGCACCGAGCTGGGCGCCGGGGGCGACTGTCCGGCCTGTGGCGGTCTCGTCCCCGTCAGGGACGTCGAGATGGTGCCGGGGCCCGGGCTCGACCCGGAACCCGCCGATCCGGTCAGCCGCGCCCTCGCGGGGCCCCGCAGGCTCCTTCAGCCTGTCGAAGTCGATCCTGTATAA
- a CDS encoding MFS transporter: protein MSTRLARASTDPTTTAPSPTAPSPATPAPDVPAPDTPAPPSGTPQARATLAVTSAATAVTLMTYTAPMITLPDTAAALHTPLSAQAWLLNGTPLGLAAVLLVAGSLADDYGRRRIFLSGTVALGITTALSALAGSTWLFTLARLAQGAASAAILASSLGLLVHAFPAGAGRIRATGIWGAFVSGGIAAGPPVAGALTGAGPDGWRWAYAALGAAALAVAALAPRALTESRAARRGRPDLAGAATLGLALTALVAALTLGRDGWLRAPVAALLVAAAVLLAAFVAVEHRVRTPMLDLALLRRPLFLASTTGALFTGFSVIGLFSYLPTLLQHTLGLSVMGTAWLLVIWSGTSFVAALQARRLAGRVSARHQLAVGFALHAVAAVTMLGAASSGSWTRLLPGLLVSGAGSGLLNAALPLLSVESVPAERAAMGSGANNTARYVGSAAGVALMIAVSTSTDDLAHGANLAMTVSACLAVLAGVTVLLLRDRNRSPRQA from the coding sequence ATGTCCACCCGCCTCGCCCGCGCCTCCACCGACCCGACAACGACCGCTCCATCACCGACCGCCCCATCACCGGCCACTCCGGCACCGGACGTCCCCGCACCGGACACCCCCGCACCCCCGTCCGGCACCCCGCAAGCCCGCGCCACCCTCGCCGTCACCAGCGCCGCCACGGCCGTGACCCTCATGACGTACACGGCGCCGATGATCACGCTCCCCGACACGGCCGCCGCCCTGCACACCCCGCTCTCCGCCCAGGCCTGGCTGCTCAACGGCACACCGCTCGGTCTCGCCGCGGTGCTCCTGGTCGCGGGGAGCCTCGCCGACGACTACGGCCGACGGCGGATCTTCCTCTCCGGCACCGTCGCGCTCGGCATCACCACCGCGCTCTCCGCGCTCGCCGGGTCGACCTGGCTGTTCACACTGGCCCGCCTGGCCCAGGGCGCGGCGAGCGCGGCCATCCTCGCGAGCAGCCTCGGCCTGCTCGTGCACGCGTTCCCCGCGGGCGCCGGGCGGATCAGGGCGACCGGCATCTGGGGCGCATTCGTGAGCGGTGGCATCGCGGCGGGCCCGCCGGTCGCGGGGGCCCTGACGGGAGCGGGCCCGGACGGCTGGCGCTGGGCGTACGCCGCCCTCGGCGCCGCCGCCCTCGCGGTCGCCGCCCTCGCCCCGCGCGCGCTCACCGAGTCCCGCGCCGCGCGCCGCGGCCGCCCGGACCTGGCGGGCGCGGCCACCCTCGGCCTGGCCCTGACGGCGCTGGTGGCCGCGCTCACCCTCGGGCGGGACGGCTGGCTGCGCGCGCCCGTGGCGGCGCTCCTGGTCGCGGCCGCCGTACTGCTCGCCGCGTTCGTGGCGGTGGAACACCGCGTCCGGACCCCGATGCTCGACCTCGCCCTGCTGCGCCGCCCGCTGTTCCTGGCCTCGACGACGGGCGCCCTGTTCACCGGGTTCTCCGTGATCGGCCTGTTCAGCTACCTGCCGACGCTGCTCCAGCACACGCTGGGCCTCTCCGTCATGGGCACGGCCTGGCTGCTCGTGATCTGGTCGGGCACGTCCTTCGTGGCGGCGCTGCAGGCCAGGCGGCTCGCGGGCCGGGTCTCGGCCCGCCACCAACTGGCCGTCGGCTTCGCCCTGCACGCCGTCGCCGCCGTGACGATGCTGGGCGCGGCCTCCTCGGGCTCCTGGACCCGGCTGCTGCCCGGCCTCCTCGTCTCCGGCGCGGGCAGCGGCCTCCTGAACGCGGCGCTGCCACTGCTCTCGGTCGAGTCCGTGCCGGCCGAACGCGCCGCGATGGGCTCGGGCGCCAACAACACGGCGCGCTACGTCGGTTCGGCGGCGGGCGTCGCCCTGATGATCGCGGTGTCGACCTCGACGGACGACCTCGCGCACGGCGCGAACCTCGCGATGACGGTCTCCGCCTGCCTCGCCGTGCTCGCGGGAGTCACCGTGCTCCTGCTCCGGGACCGGAACCGCTCCCCCCGGCAGGCCTGA
- a CDS encoding sodium:solute symporter family protein, with protein MSSGAVATTVFAVFMVGTVALGLAAVRGRGKQGGIAEWSVGGRSLGAVFIWVLMAGEGYTSFSYLGAAGWGYNYGAPVLYVVAYMSCGYAVGYVVGPMLWAYARRHGLVSISDMVAHRYGRPWLGAGVALLVTVFLLPYIQLQITGMGVVVSTISYGAISLNWAYFIGFAVTTGFVVVSGLRGSAWVSVLKDVMVVGTLAFLAIYVPQHYFDGYGAFLDRIVDEKSDWLTLPGSGGSAYGEAWFATTSLLNALTVVIFPTTVAGYLGARSADGLRRNAIWLPAYNVLLFVPMLLGMAALFVVPGLVGAESNLALFKLVVDSLPAWAVGVIGVAAALSSIVPMAVFMLVIGTMWGSSVLSLLPRWRTPQRQKVASQAVVVVAGALALAMTYGAPNTLVRLSLISYEGMAQLVPILLLGLVWRKLTLAGALSGLVVGVGIVCALVFSDHDPVFGVNAGIVALAANLAVALVVSYAGPADRADGRPDDEVLARDPLDEFDEFDEFDEFDGAETGPARGVRPAGGSGSGPGAGAR; from the coding sequence ATGAGTAGTGGAGCCGTCGCCACCACCGTCTTCGCCGTCTTCATGGTCGGCACCGTCGCCCTCGGCCTCGCCGCCGTCCGCGGGCGCGGCAAGCAGGGCGGGATCGCCGAGTGGTCCGTGGGCGGGCGCAGCCTGGGGGCCGTCTTCATCTGGGTGCTGATGGCGGGGGAGGGGTACACCAGCTTCAGCTATCTGGGGGCCGCCGGGTGGGGGTACAACTACGGCGCTCCCGTGCTGTACGTCGTCGCGTACATGTCCTGCGGATACGCCGTCGGGTACGTCGTCGGCCCCATGCTCTGGGCCTACGCCCGGCGGCACGGGCTCGTCAGCATCTCCGACATGGTCGCCCACCGGTACGGGCGGCCCTGGCTCGGTGCGGGTGTCGCGCTGCTCGTCACCGTGTTCCTGCTGCCCTACATCCAGTTGCAGATCACCGGCATGGGCGTGGTCGTGTCGACGATCTCGTACGGCGCCATCAGTCTCAACTGGGCCTACTTCATCGGGTTCGCGGTCACCACCGGGTTCGTGGTCGTGAGCGGGCTGCGCGGGAGTGCGTGGGTGTCCGTCCTCAAGGACGTGATGGTCGTCGGGACGCTCGCCTTCCTCGCCATCTACGTGCCCCAGCACTACTTCGACGGGTACGGGGCTTTCCTCGACCGGATCGTCGACGAGAAGAGCGACTGGCTGACGTTGCCGGGGAGCGGAGGCAGCGCCTACGGAGAGGCGTGGTTCGCGACGACCTCGCTGCTCAACGCGCTCACTGTCGTTATTTTTCCGACCACCGTCGCCGGATATCTGGGCGCGCGCAGCGCTGATGGGCTGCGGCGCAACGCCATCTGGCTGCCCGCCTACAACGTGCTGCTCTTCGTGCCGATGCTGCTCGGCATGGCCGCGCTCTTCGTCGTGCCGGGGCTCGTCGGTGCCGAGTCCAATCTCGCGCTCTTCAAGCTCGTCGTCGACTCGCTGCCCGCGTGGGCCGTCGGCGTCATCGGAGTCGCCGCCGCGCTCTCCTCGATCGTGCCGATGGCCGTGTTCATGCTGGTCATCGGGACGATGTGGGGCAGCAGCGTGCTGTCGCTGCTGCCCCGGTGGCGTACCCCGCAGCGGCAGAAGGTGGCCTCGCAGGCGGTGGTCGTCGTCGCGGGAGCCCTCGCGCTCGCGATGACGTACGGGGCGCCCAACACCCTCGTACGGCTCTCGCTCATCTCGTACGAGGGGATGGCCCAGCTCGTACCGATCCTGCTGCTCGGCCTGGTGTGGCGGAAGCTGACGCTGGCGGGCGCGTTGAGCGGGCTCGTCGTGGGGGTGGGGATCGTGTGCGCGCTCGTCTTCAGCGACCACGACCCCGTCTTCGGCGTGAACGCGGGCATCGTCGCGCTCGCCGCCAATCTCGCCGTCGCGCTCGTGGTGTCGTACGCGGGTCCCGCCGACCGCGCCGACGGGCGGCCGGACGACGAGGTCCTCGCGCGCGATCCCCTCGACGAGTTCGACGAGTTCGACGAGTTCGACGAGTTCGACGGGGCGGAGACCGGGCCCGCCCGGGGTGTCAGGCCTGCCGGGGGGAGCGGTTCCGGTCCCGGAGCAGGAGCACGGTGA
- a CDS encoding DUF3311 domain-containing protein — MIARRPHLLWLLGPFVLYLGVLPFANRVRPVVLGLPFLFFWLLCATVLTPVCVWMAHRGDRGDRREKKRQGRVAS, encoded by the coding sequence GTGATCGCTCGACGTCCCCATCTCCTCTGGCTGCTCGGCCCCTTCGTGCTGTACCTCGGCGTACTGCCGTTCGCCAACCGCGTGCGGCCCGTCGTCCTCGGGCTGCCTTTTCTCTTCTTCTGGTTGTTGTGCGCGACCGTGCTCACTCCGGTCTGCGTGTGGATGGCCCATAGAGGGGACAGAGGGGACCGCCGGGAGAAGAAGCGGCAGGGGCGTGTGGCGTCATGA
- a CDS encoding class E sortase translates to MRVRVPVVQQGRSRGRRSVAARLAWNSAEVAVTLGVVLLLLVVHQLWWTNRQARAAAERKVEALEEDWGRAPGAGAGSGGEGVSPVEGAGPPEAGRSGPRDADGAGGLPRSDRPTPPRWDQAYAVLRIPRIGVRVPVAEGVGKGGVLDKGYVGHYPRTAQPGQGGNFALAGHRNTHGEPFRHINRLRNGDEVRVETREAVYTYVVDKALARTSAHDGGVIRDVPRSDVRKGYGYSRAGYYLTLTTCTPEYTSKYRLVVWGKLRAMRPR, encoded by the coding sequence GTGCGCGTACGGGTACCTGTCGTTCAGCAGGGGCGATCGCGGGGTCGCCGCTCCGTCGCCGCGCGGCTGGCGTGGAACAGCGCCGAGGTCGCCGTCACCCTCGGGGTCGTGTTGCTCCTTCTCGTCGTGCATCAGCTGTGGTGGACCAATCGGCAAGCCCGTGCCGCCGCCGAGCGCAAGGTCGAGGCTCTTGAGGAGGATTGGGGGCGGGCGCCCGGGGCCGGGGCCGGGAGCGGGGGAGAGGGGGTCTCCCCCGTGGAGGGCGCGGGTCCGCCGGAGGCGGGCCGTTCGGGCCCGCGTGATGCCGACGGCGCCGGAGGCCTTCCGCGGTCCGACCGCCCCACCCCGCCCCGCTGGGATCAGGCCTACGCCGTCCTCCGCATCCCGCGGATCGGTGTACGCGTTCCCGTCGCCGAGGGGGTCGGTAAGGGGGGCGTGCTCGACAAGGGGTACGTCGGGCACTATCCCCGTACCGCCCAGCCGGGCCAGGGCGGCAACTTCGCCCTCGCCGGGCACCGCAACACCCACGGCGAGCCCTTCCGCCACATCAACCGGCTGCGGAACGGGGACGAGGTGCGCGTGGAGACCAGGGAGGCCGTGTACACGTACGTCGTCGACAAGGCGTTGGCGCGGACCTCCGCCCACGACGGGGGCGTCATACGTGACGTGCCGCGCAGCGACGTGCGGAAGGGGTACGGGTACAGCCGGGCCGGGTACTACCTCACGCTCACCACCTGCACCCCCGAGTACACCTCGAAGTACCGGCTCGTCGTGTGGGGGAAGCTTCGGGCCATGCGGCCCAGGTAG
- a CDS encoding GmrSD restriction endonuclease domain-containing protein: MAVERTNRDVQTLIAQISAGEIMLPEIQRGYVWKATQIAKLVESLYRGYPAGSLLLWKTDEPPETRAAAIGSSQPIPSVMPLYLLDGQQRLTSLYRVLTDHADAQIVFNIETEAFQNQSAATRRNKKWVRVYDVVRPDADTFALYSELQSADLTISDAKIRQRLKALERITERDFHMEVLHEFEYEEVTQIFVRVNSGGRALKTTDLAMATLSARSPGFLRQLEEESAHWAELGYRAIDVNFLIKAITLSLSISGKRTSSVSRLTTASRESVAEAWERVRRGLERVVSLLKDRLLVPTTALIPSISALHPLIVFLGREPVVARIAPEMEDGLLYWFMAATARNRYGGATDSSLTRDVKALDTEDPVRSLLANVGIDGSGLVVTARDLVGRNQSSPYFLFCYLAAAHADAHDWWDGGPISATAEGSDKPEYSNIHPAQTLRSHQNKYSAADINELANIVFVSEGTAKNIIGRRSPAAYIQQVAASDLTAHAIPTEPRVLEASGYSQFLAARRMLLAGRITGLLNQFRPAFLSGETHEQPHPEVQRSLTLVAYTAGHGTNLVAQAILNKRSWTGKINVAELEAALDTAASGIDSDVTIAGESSPLQTDEDGVTLPIGPFRVRGTINQWRASLKAVFEDVRPSASDQEVQESQWSGDLDELLLTDIGRHSA; the protein is encoded by the coding sequence ATGGCAGTAGAGCGCACCAACAGGGACGTCCAGACCCTCATCGCGCAGATCTCCGCAGGGGAGATCATGCTCCCTGAGATCCAGCGCGGTTACGTCTGGAAGGCCACGCAAATAGCGAAGCTAGTCGAGTCCCTGTACCGAGGCTATCCAGCGGGATCACTTCTGCTGTGGAAGACCGACGAGCCCCCTGAGACTCGCGCGGCGGCGATCGGCTCCAGCCAGCCAATCCCGAGTGTGATGCCCCTGTACTTGCTCGACGGCCAGCAGCGTCTTACCTCCCTGTACCGGGTGCTCACTGACCACGCTGACGCACAGATCGTGTTTAACATCGAGACGGAAGCATTCCAGAATCAGAGTGCGGCCACCCGCCGCAACAAGAAGTGGGTCAGGGTCTACGACGTTGTGCGCCCCGACGCGGACACCTTCGCTCTGTACAGCGAGCTGCAGTCAGCCGACCTCACTATCAGCGACGCCAAGATCAGACAGCGGCTCAAGGCACTTGAGAGAATTACTGAGAGGGACTTCCATATGGAAGTCCTCCACGAGTTCGAATACGAAGAAGTGACGCAGATCTTCGTCCGCGTCAACAGCGGAGGCCGGGCACTCAAGACTACCGACCTCGCCATGGCGACGCTGTCCGCCCGATCCCCCGGGTTTCTACGGCAGTTGGAGGAGGAGTCGGCTCACTGGGCCGAGCTCGGGTACCGAGCCATTGATGTCAACTTCCTCATCAAGGCGATCACCCTTAGCTTGTCCATATCCGGCAAGCGCACCTCGTCCGTCTCAAGGCTGACAACCGCGAGCCGTGAGTCGGTAGCGGAGGCATGGGAGCGAGTGCGGCGAGGGCTGGAGCGGGTCGTCTCGCTACTCAAGGACCGACTGCTCGTCCCCACTACCGCGCTTATTCCGTCGATCAGCGCCTTGCATCCGCTCATTGTTTTTCTGGGCCGCGAACCAGTGGTAGCGCGCATTGCACCTGAGATGGAGGACGGCCTGCTGTACTGGTTCATGGCCGCCACAGCACGTAACCGTTACGGCGGAGCAACAGACAGTTCCCTCACTCGAGACGTGAAGGCGCTCGACACCGAAGATCCGGTCCGTTCGTTGCTGGCCAACGTGGGAATCGACGGGAGCGGTCTCGTGGTGACGGCTCGCGACCTCGTCGGCCGGAACCAATCGAGCCCGTACTTCCTCTTCTGCTACCTCGCAGCCGCCCATGCAGACGCGCACGACTGGTGGGATGGCGGCCCGATTTCTGCCACCGCAGAAGGTTCCGACAAGCCCGAGTACAGCAACATTCACCCTGCACAGACGCTTCGAAGTCACCAGAACAAGTACTCGGCCGCAGATATCAACGAACTTGCGAACATCGTCTTCGTCTCGGAAGGGACTGCGAAGAACATCATCGGTAGGCGCTCCCCGGCTGCGTACATACAGCAAGTCGCCGCGAGCGATCTGACCGCGCACGCCATTCCCACCGAGCCAAGAGTCCTTGAGGCGTCCGGATACAGCCAATTTCTGGCAGCTCGCCGGATGCTACTCGCTGGACGCATTACAGGGCTTCTTAATCAGTTTCGGCCGGCTTTCCTGAGCGGGGAGACCCACGAGCAACCGCACCCGGAGGTTCAGAGGTCACTCACGCTCGTCGCGTACACCGCAGGCCACGGCACCAATCTCGTGGCGCAAGCCATACTCAATAAGCGGTCGTGGACCGGAAAAATCAACGTTGCCGAACTCGAAGCTGCTCTCGACACGGCGGCTAGCGGGATCGACAGTGACGTCACCATCGCCGGAGAGTCTTCCCCGTTGCAGACCGACGAGGACGGCGTGACGTTGCCCATTGGCCCGTTCAGGGTACGCGGCACCATTAACCAGTGGCGTGCTTCCCTGAAGGCGGTCTTCGAGGATGTCCGGCCCTCTGCTAGTGACCAAGAGGTGCAAGAGAGCCAGTGGTCGGGGGACCTAGATGAGCTCCTCCTGACGGATATCGGACGACACAGCGCATAG
- a CDS encoding protein NO VEIN domain-containing protein: MFTAHPEYSDITPTQYEAAYNWLRKNGLLDDVRNPRPVHDRVFRLAVSESGSPWFTDADLLIRDPGELPQDALMAAKALELTADEAFAHIQSVWGKVDTARREQIGLAGELTLVELLTAEVPARIEHVAAHSDGYGYDIAVHANKASAHIEAKATMRRGRLTLYLSRNEYETMRRDPAWQLVAVRLTADLALLSVATVPREWIVAQVPVDPGLYGRWESCRLEVPPEVPEKGIPALLPLFAGDAPAKIAGTAAD; this comes from the coding sequence GTGTTCACTGCCCACCCGGAGTACAGCGACATCACTCCAACCCAGTACGAGGCGGCTTATAACTGGCTCAGGAAGAATGGACTGCTCGATGATGTGCGCAATCCGAGGCCTGTCCACGACCGTGTCTTCAGACTTGCTGTTTCGGAGAGCGGCTCTCCATGGTTCACAGATGCCGATCTGCTGATCCGGGACCCTGGAGAGCTCCCCCAGGACGCTTTGATGGCCGCCAAAGCACTGGAGCTCACTGCAGACGAAGCTTTCGCTCATATCCAGTCTGTGTGGGGAAAGGTGGACACTGCACGCCGCGAGCAAATCGGACTGGCTGGCGAGCTGACTCTTGTTGAGCTCCTTACCGCTGAGGTGCCTGCGCGGATAGAGCACGTTGCAGCGCATTCCGATGGGTATGGATATGACATCGCCGTGCATGCGAATAAGGCCTCAGCGCACATAGAAGCCAAGGCCACGATGCGACGCGGTCGACTCACTCTTTACTTGTCACGAAACGAGTACGAGACGATGCGCCGGGATCCGGCGTGGCAACTCGTCGCGGTGCGCCTGACCGCTGATCTGGCGCTACTGTCCGTCGCAACCGTTCCAAGGGAGTGGATCGTTGCTCAGGTCCCCGTTGACCCGGGCTTGTACGGGCGCTGGGAGTCCTGTCGGCTTGAAGTGCCTCCAGAGGTCCCGGAGAAGGGGATCCCTGCACTCCTTCCGCTGTTCGCGGGTGACGCCCCTGCAAAGATCGCTGGGACTGCTGCTGACTGA